Proteins found in one Xyrauchen texanus isolate HMW12.3.18 chromosome 30, RBS_HiC_50CHRs, whole genome shotgun sequence genomic segment:
- the LOC127624083 gene encoding bromo adjacent homology domain-containing 1 protein-like, with product MTHVWKKGSLTEYHGEGRGHIERRLHGETVGGVWPACLLREGKTKDMAREVKPKHSMKMGQTKKDISKRERRTERHRKLYPLRRKGGTTENKAVRCHVLLTRLDVWEEDDNKCKADPAHRTKPKSHKQAKSKRELLHVSTKTVEEAAIDKPLTQEPRKRRLASLNAEAVNGLLLETADGPPGAKYAKKRGVGTTSTEHIKTCPKSETCHNPKQMKKAEAEEKDGLGLYAPTPKRLAGLNAAALLKLTSSTAGKKQWLKTDTRGVCASGKRPVQRQPKVQSCKRPVLKGGCDVYKSRTVELNLKYEGSPESHRLTKPGYQSCSMLGYPLKAVKEEQVEAELSPYFCCPPEGSVEYCHRLALFLGQQAYGEAEERPVTSVKHDPSLAHPTLTLSAHPCLCADPCYCSYYVHIAHTGPPAASLSSQPLPCAHSPFCPRGVSGSKLLPPSVPHASGIPHHAFCNSVGSPCYREACTVNRYTFSAMPPVTSRVCPFSMNCANCSHPIKTEGYTSSREEHSRTLLVPPASPLSRPRVPRANPSSSALPRLLNTLSDHTQAEVRLKVAKECPQNTKPPNGSLATGHSRLSQKQPTTGPASAKQKKVSHRRVTNGWQPVGVPTEKEVFIAGDDETVLRQCYEGVERDGDVIRVRDTVLLRSGPRKRSLPYVAKISALWEDPRSGELMMSLFWYYRPEHTQGGRDPSMHCENEIFASRHQDENSVACIEDRCYVLPLAQYCRFCALVKRRSEGICDSTPVVPIPADSGIPPHRLVPDDVDPELVYLCRHVYDFRYGRILKNLQ from the exons ATGACCCATGTTTGGAAAAAAGGTTCCCTCACCGAGTATCATGGTGAGGGGCGGGGCCACATAGAGAGGAGGTTACATGGTGAAACTGTGGGTGGAGTCTGGCCCGCGTGTTTATTGCGAGAAGGCAAGACCAAGGACATGGCGAGAGAAGTCAAGCCAAAACATTCAATGAAAATGGGTCAAACTAAGAAGGACATATCCAAGAGAGAGCGGAGAACGGAGCGCCATCGGAAACTTTACCCATTACGGCGAAAGGGTGGCACTACAGAGAACAAGGCTGTGCGTTGTCATGTTCTGCTTACTCGTCTAGACGTTTGGGAAGAAGACGACAACAAGTGTAAGGCAGATCCAGCGCACAGAACAAAACCGAAATCACACAAGCAAGCAAAAAGCAAGAGGGAACTGCTGCACGTATCCACCAAAACCGTAGAAGAGGCCGCCATTGATAAACCTTTAACTCAGGAGCCGCGCAAACGTAGACTAGCCTCTCTCAACGCTGAGGCCGTCAACGGTCTGCTGCTTGAGACAGCGGATGGACCACCTGGTGCCAAGTATGCCAAGAAACGAGGAGTTGGTACCACTTCTACCGAACACATAAAGACTTGCCCGAAGTCTGAGACATGCCACAATCCCAAGCAGATGAAGAAAGCCGAGGCAGAAGAGAAGGATGGACTCGGCCTGTACGCTCCCACGCCCAAACGCTTAGCCGGACTCAACGCTGCTGCTCTCCTGAAGCTCACAAGCTCAACGGCAGGAAAGAAGCAGTGGCTAAAAACGGACACTAGGGGTGTTTGTGCTTCAGGGAAACGTCCCGTACAGCGCCAGCCCAAAGTTCAAAGCTGTAAGCGGCCTGTGCTGAAAGGCGGCTGTGACGTGTACAAGAGTAGAACCGTAGAGTTGAACCTGAAGTATGAAGGGTCTCCGGAAAGCCATCGCTTAACCAAACCAGGGTACCAGTCCTGTAGTATGCTGGGATATCCCTTAAAAGCCGTCAAAGAGGAACAGGTGGAGGCAGAGCTGAGTCCGTACTTCTGCTGTCCACCGGAAGGTTCGGTAGAGTACTGCCACCGGTTGGCACTCTTCCTCGGGCAACAGGCATATGGCGAGGCAGAGGAGCGCCCCGTGACCTCGGTCAAACATGACCCTTCACTGGCACACCCCACCCTCACCCTCAGTGCCCATCCGTGCCTGTGTGCAGATCCATGTTACTGTAGTTACTACGTCCACATCGCTCACACTGGGCCACCAGCAGCCAGTTTGAGCTCGCAACCACTACCCTGCGCGCACAGTCCCTTTTGCCCTCGCGGGGTTTCTGGATCCAAGCTGCTGCCCCCCTCTGTGCCACATGCCTCAGGTATCCCACACCACGCCTTCTGTAACTCAGTAGGGTCACCCTGCTACCGCGAGGCCTGTACGGTAAACCGGTACACCTTTAGCGCCATGCCACCGGTCACCAGCAGGGTGTGCCCGTTCTCCATGAACTGCGCCAACTGCAGCCATCCAATCAAAACAG AAGGCTACACCTCATCTCGAGAAGAACACAGTCGCACATTACTCGTTCCTCCGGCCTCGCCTCTATCTCGCCCCCGTGTGCCCAGAGCAAACCCGTCCTCATCGGCTTTGCCACGTCTTCTCAACACGCTGTCAGACCACACACAGGCAGAAGTCCGGCTTAAGGTGGCTAAAGAATGCCCTCAAAACACCAAACCGCCCAATGGCTCGCTCGCTACGGGCCACTCGAGACTATCCCAGAAACAACCGACCACCGGTCCGGCGAGTGCCAAGCAGAAGAAGGTAAGCCATCGCCGGGTCACCAACGGATGGCAACCTGTCGGAGTGCCCACGGAGAAGGAGGTCTTCATTGCG GGTGATGATGAGACGGTACTGCGGCAGTGTTATGAAGGAGTCGAGCGAGATGGTGATGTGATCCGTGTTCGTGACACGGTGCTCTTACGGTCGGGACCCCGCAAGAGATCCCTGCCGTATGTGGCcaagatttcagctctgtgggaAGATCCCAGATCAG gAGAGCTCATGATGAGTTTATTCTGGTATTATCGACCCGAACACACGCAAGGAGGCCGAGATCCCAGCATGCACTGTGAG AATGAGATCTTCGCCTCTCGACATCAAGATGAAAACAGCGTGGCATGCATTGAAGACAGATGTTACGTTCTGCCATTAGCACAGTACTGTAG ATTTTGTGCCTTGGTCAAGCGCCGATCGGAGGGCATATGCGACAGCACCCCGGTGGTGCCCATTCCTGCAGACAGCGGCATCCCTCCTCACCGCCTTGTGCCCGACGACGTCGACCCTGAGCTGGTGTATCTGTGCCGACACGTCTACGACTTCCGATATGGCCGTATCCTGAAGAATCTGCAGTAA